The Pogona vitticeps strain Pit_001003342236 chromosome 6, PviZW2.1, whole genome shotgun sequence genome contains a region encoding:
- the LENG1 gene encoding leukocyte receptor cluster member 1, which translates to MNILPKKSWHVRNKDNVAKVRKDEAEAEAQRQKKEARALLAEQEARTEFLRKKARLSASGRDASSTDLVPLDSEEPSRHLNLFQELQESGNKEYEEEKRQEKERQEKAVGILTYLGQSAAEAQHCRPWYQQMPERGKAVAKDEKLKDKLDPLAEMEKHLRKKKGSHKEKGEGKHKEKGSTAVRAMPSPSSSALEQLRQERLQREHAERARAESLLAQRAGTLQSRQEEEEVDERKRSYNSQFNPQLARKRVWDPQ; encoded by the exons ATGAATATCCTTCCCAAGAAATCGTGGCATGTGCGGAACAAGGACAATGTGGCCAAGGTGCGGAAGGACGAAGCCGAAGCCGAGGCCCAGCGACAAAAGAAGGAAGCCAGAGCCTTGCTCGCCGAACAGGAG GCTCGGACTGAATTCCTGCGGAAGAAAGCACGTCTGTCAGCTTCAGGAAGGGATGCTAGCAGCACAGACCTTGTCCCTTTAGATTCAGAAGAGCCTTCACGCCATCTGAACCTCTTTCAAGAGTTGCAAGAGAGTGGCAACAAAGAATatgaggaagagaagaggcaAGAGAAG GAGCGGCAGGAAAAAGCTGTGGGGATCCTCACTTACTTGGGCCAGAGTGCAGCAGAAGCTCAGCACTGTCGCCCCTGGTACCAGCAAATGCCAGAACGTGGTAAAGCTGTTGCCAAGGATGAGAAGCTGAAAGATAAACTGGATCCATTGGCCGAGATGGAAAAGCACCTGCGGAAGAAGAAAGGGTCCCACaaggagaagggagaggggaagcataaggagaaaggcagcacagcaGTCAG GGCCATGCCTTCACCGTCTTCATCCGCTCTAGAGCAGCTGCGCCAGGAGCGTTTGCAGCGTGAGCATGCAGAACGAGCCCGTGCCGAGTCTCTTTTGGCTCAGAGAGCTGGGACTctccaatccaggcaggaagaagaggaagttGATGAACGAAAACGTAGTTACAACTCCCAGTTCAACCCCCAGCTAGCAAGGAAGAGGGTCTGGGACCCCCAGTGA
- the TMC4 gene encoding voltage-gated chloride channel TMC4 isoform X1, translating into MASDRESGLGSQEDETGSSGGRHGPPSLLLQLPSNQTLRFRGNKAATWGAAWEEASEDAVDPQELVTEFVLSEEEEDSRPLAELPLCFQDKRKLRVLQEQAAKRLNGWELWHVEKRRMLRRLKSQVDAVISNTKMWQSSLRKIEGHFGTGIQSYFNFLRFLVLMNFVASLLVVGFVIAPNAAFEALHLSWTSQLNGSLVNVSCLHYNPTPQGLVSYPSYIMDLLSGKGFIEQTYLFYGYYKNSAVNFVGFSYNIPLAYLLTALFYLLFCLSLIVRRSVYCLKHSLVSEDASLGSYSNKVFAGWDFGLMQQKMVQLRQKSIRYELRMDLEEAAFRKSQAEQTTAQQVCLYTLRGLLNILVLALLGGSFYCIYRATDYSQWLLGDSDSPVKGQYFLELLVAYLPSVVITTANLIVPIIFEVIVKQEKYPLSFEIKITLIRNVFLRMASLVVILVSLWAQITCSGDPRNSECQNCGYNNHLHPCWETSVGQEMYKLMIFDLLTMLLVMLFVEFPRKMLVTSYPSCLFFKWWGQQEFLVPYNVLDLVYGQTLCWTGALFCPLLPVLNTIKFIAVFYLKKLTLFANCCPAERTFRASSSNFFFLLVLLLGLIISCVPALYSMFVLPPSKACGPFQGESAMWNSVIRAVSELPHRAQDFLEFLGSLAFAVPLFLLLSILMFYLKALADSYSSMVKGFKGQLHLEGQDKLFLVKQISELSQ; encoded by the exons ATGGCCAGTGATCGGGAAAGCGGTTTGGGGAGCCAAGAAGATGAAACAG GATCCAGTGGGGGCCGCCATGGCCCGCCATCTCTCCTTCTCCAGCTGCCAAGCAACCAGACACTACGTTTCCGTGGCAACAAGGCAGCGACCTGGGGAGCAGCTTGGGAAGAGGCATCAGAGGACGCAGTTGACCCTCAGGAATTGGTGACAGAATTTGTGTTgagcgaggaggaggaagacagcagaCCCCTGGCAGAGCTGCCCCTTTGCTTTCAGGATAAACGAAAGCTCAG AGTGCTACAGGAGCAGGCAGCTAAAAGACTCAATGGCTGGGAACTCTGGCATGTCGAGAAACGGCGGATGCTGCGGCGTCTCAAGAGCCAGGTGGATGCCGTCATCTCAAACACTAAGATGTGGCAAAGTTCACTGCGCAAAATTGAAG GTCACTTTGGAACAGGGATCCAGTCCTACTTCAATTTCCTGCGTTTTCTGGTGCTGATGAATTTTGTTGCCTCACTGCTGGTGGTGGGATTTGTAATTGCTCCAAATGCAGCATTTGAAGCCCTGCATCTCAGTTGGACAAGTCAGCTAAATGGCAGTTTAG ttaaCGTGTCATGTCTTCATTACAACCCCACTCCCCAAGGCTTGGTCAGCTACCCTTCATACATCATGGATCTTTTGTCAGGCAAG GGGTTCATAGAGCAAACATACCTGTTTTATGGCTACTACAAGAATTCAGCTGTTAATTTTGTTGGCTTCTCGTACAATATCCCTCTCGCATATCTGCTCACGGCACTCTTCTACCTCCTCTTTTGCTTGAGCTTGATTGTACGGAG GTCAGTTTATTGTCTCAAACACAGCCTGGTTAGTGAAGATGCTTCTCTTGGCTCCTACAGCAACAAAGTCTTTGCTGGGTGGGATTTTGGCCTCATGCAGCAGAAGATGGTGCAATTAAGGCAAAAGAGTATTCGCTACGAACTGCGG ATGGACCTGGAGGAGGCAGCATTCCGCAAGTCCCAGGCAGAACAGACCACAGCACAGCAAGTGTGTCTCTACACCCTCCGAGGCCTGCTTAATATTCTGGTTTTGGCACTGCTGGGAGGATCCTTTTATTGCATCTATCGGGCAACAGACTATTCCCAGTGGCTGTTGGGAGAT tCAGACTCTCCAGTCAAAGGTCAATATTTCTTGGAGCTACTTGTAGCCTATCTCCCGTCTGTTGTCATCACAACTGCCAATCTTATTGTCCCCATAATCTTTGAGGTCATTGTTAAACAAGAGAAATACCCTCTCAGTTTTGAAATCAAAATCACACTTATCAG GAATGTTTTCCTCCGTATGGCAAGCTTGGTGGTTATCCTTGTCTCACTTTGGGCCCAGATCACCTGCAGTGGGGACCCACGGAATTCAGAGTGTCAGAATTGTGGCTACAATAACCACCTTCACCCG TGCTGGGAGACCTCCGTGGGGCAGGAGATGTACAAGCTGATGATCTTTGACTTGCTTACCATGCTCCTTGTTATGTTGTTTGTGGAGTTTCCAAGAAA GATGTTAGTTACTTCCTATCCCTCATGCCTCTTCTTCAAATGGTGGGGGCAACAGGAATTCCTAGTGCCCTACAACGTCCTGGATCTGGTTTATGGACAAACCCTTTGCTGGACCGGGGCTCTTTTCTGCCCCCTACTGCCTGTACTTAACACCATCAAATTTATTGCTGTCTTCTACCTGAAAAAG CTAACCCTGTTTGCCAACTGCTGTCCAGCAGAACGGACCTTTCGTGCCTCCAGCTCCAACTTCTTCTTTCTCTTGGTTTTGCTTCTGGGCCTGATTATTTCATGTGTCCCTGCATTATACAGCATGTTTGT CTTGCCCCCTTCCAAAGCCTGCGGTCCATTCCAGGGTGAATCCGCCATGTGGAATTCTGTCATCAGGGCTGTGTCAGAATTACCCCACCGCGCTCAGGATTTCCTGgaatttttgggctctttggcatTTGCTGTACCCTTGTTCCTCCTCCTAAG CATCCTCATGTTCTACCTCAAGGCTCTGGCTGATTCCTACAGCTCCATGGTGAAAGGCTTTAAAGGGCAACTCCATCTG GAGGGCCAAGACAAACTCTTTCTAGTGAAACAGATCTCTGAGTTGAGCCAATGA
- the TMC4 gene encoding voltage-gated chloride channel TMC4 isoform X2 — translation MASDRESGLGSQEDETGSSGGRHGPPSLLLQLPSNQTLRFRGNKAATWGAAWEEASEDAVDPQELVTEFVLSEEEEDSRPLAELPLCFQDKRKLRVLQEQAAKRLNGWELWHVEKRRMLRRLKSQVDAVISNTKMWQSSLRKIEGHFGTGIQSYFNFLRFLVLMNFVASLLVVGFVIAPNAAFEALHLSWTSQLNGSLVNVSCLHYNPTPQGLVSYPSYIMDLLSGKGFIEQTYLFYGYYKNSAVNFVGFSYNIPLAYLLTALFYLLFCLSLIVRRSVYCLKHSLVSEDASLGSYSNKVFAGWDFGLMQQKMVQLRQKSIRYELRMDLEEAAFRKSQAEQTTAQQVCLYTLRGLLNILVLALLGGSFYCIYRATDYSQWLLGDSDSPVKGQYFLELLVAYLPSVVITTANLIVPIIFEVIVKQEKYPLSFEIKITLIRNVFLRMASLVVILVSLWAQITCSGDPRNSECQNCGYNNHLHPCWETSVGQEMYKLMIFDLLTMLLVMLFVEFPRKMLVTSYPSCLFFKWWGQQEFLVPYNVLDLVYGQTLCWTGALFCPLLPVLNTIKFIAVFYLKKVTVGRS, via the exons ATGGCCAGTGATCGGGAAAGCGGTTTGGGGAGCCAAGAAGATGAAACAG GATCCAGTGGGGGCCGCCATGGCCCGCCATCTCTCCTTCTCCAGCTGCCAAGCAACCAGACACTACGTTTCCGTGGCAACAAGGCAGCGACCTGGGGAGCAGCTTGGGAAGAGGCATCAGAGGACGCAGTTGACCCTCAGGAATTGGTGACAGAATTTGTGTTgagcgaggaggaggaagacagcagaCCCCTGGCAGAGCTGCCCCTTTGCTTTCAGGATAAACGAAAGCTCAG AGTGCTACAGGAGCAGGCAGCTAAAAGACTCAATGGCTGGGAACTCTGGCATGTCGAGAAACGGCGGATGCTGCGGCGTCTCAAGAGCCAGGTGGATGCCGTCATCTCAAACACTAAGATGTGGCAAAGTTCACTGCGCAAAATTGAAG GTCACTTTGGAACAGGGATCCAGTCCTACTTCAATTTCCTGCGTTTTCTGGTGCTGATGAATTTTGTTGCCTCACTGCTGGTGGTGGGATTTGTAATTGCTCCAAATGCAGCATTTGAAGCCCTGCATCTCAGTTGGACAAGTCAGCTAAATGGCAGTTTAG ttaaCGTGTCATGTCTTCATTACAACCCCACTCCCCAAGGCTTGGTCAGCTACCCTTCATACATCATGGATCTTTTGTCAGGCAAG GGGTTCATAGAGCAAACATACCTGTTTTATGGCTACTACAAGAATTCAGCTGTTAATTTTGTTGGCTTCTCGTACAATATCCCTCTCGCATATCTGCTCACGGCACTCTTCTACCTCCTCTTTTGCTTGAGCTTGATTGTACGGAG GTCAGTTTATTGTCTCAAACACAGCCTGGTTAGTGAAGATGCTTCTCTTGGCTCCTACAGCAACAAAGTCTTTGCTGGGTGGGATTTTGGCCTCATGCAGCAGAAGATGGTGCAATTAAGGCAAAAGAGTATTCGCTACGAACTGCGG ATGGACCTGGAGGAGGCAGCATTCCGCAAGTCCCAGGCAGAACAGACCACAGCACAGCAAGTGTGTCTCTACACCCTCCGAGGCCTGCTTAATATTCTGGTTTTGGCACTGCTGGGAGGATCCTTTTATTGCATCTATCGGGCAACAGACTATTCCCAGTGGCTGTTGGGAGAT tCAGACTCTCCAGTCAAAGGTCAATATTTCTTGGAGCTACTTGTAGCCTATCTCCCGTCTGTTGTCATCACAACTGCCAATCTTATTGTCCCCATAATCTTTGAGGTCATTGTTAAACAAGAGAAATACCCTCTCAGTTTTGAAATCAAAATCACACTTATCAG GAATGTTTTCCTCCGTATGGCAAGCTTGGTGGTTATCCTTGTCTCACTTTGGGCCCAGATCACCTGCAGTGGGGACCCACGGAATTCAGAGTGTCAGAATTGTGGCTACAATAACCACCTTCACCCG TGCTGGGAGACCTCCGTGGGGCAGGAGATGTACAAGCTGATGATCTTTGACTTGCTTACCATGCTCCTTGTTATGTTGTTTGTGGAGTTTCCAAGAAA GATGTTAGTTACTTCCTATCCCTCATGCCTCTTCTTCAAATGGTGGGGGCAACAGGAATTCCTAGTGCCCTACAACGTCCTGGATCTGGTTTATGGACAAACCCTTTGCTGGACCGGGGCTCTTTTCTGCCCCCTACTGCCTGTACTTAACACCATCAAATTTATTGCTGTCTTCTACCTGAAAAAGGTGACTGTGGGAAGGAGCTAg